A stretch of Aedes aegypti strain LVP_AGWG chromosome 2, AaegL5.0 Primary Assembly, whole genome shotgun sequence DNA encodes these proteins:
- the LOC5574089 gene encoding YTH domain-containing protein 1: MADLDAVNLGLDETERDIAEALENSYDTRSEASHASSDSTTTNPSISEVSSDSSDDDDDEEDDDENTERRNSAGKKQQQKKKTKKKEEKDSKKDGEKDGGSSGGNATTNNSTKKERKSRSRSPQASSTADTSTETKRNRTKNSSVKNSAKSYDYVTKINYLFRETRFFLIKSNNTENVTISKTKGVWSTLPPNEANLNQAFRESRNVILVFSVKESGKFAGFARMAAEARRDLPAVEWVLPPGMSAKALGGVIKIDWVCKKELPFTSTTHLYNPWNENKPVKIGRDGQEIEPKVAEELCRLFPEDTAVEMTPILKKSKEASKLMKEKAASKSFRRPPNFSRPTSSMMRGGRGGGGGGGPIRGGRRKMFPGKGRPGMFPPYRKDMRQRHGGPRMPPGAAAAVAAASAAGFHGWERYSSTAAAEAYVADYMRNMQHQLPPMPYAPPPGFPGIPMPYDGLPPPPRYYEGLPIPDYPLPPGAIPGSVTGAAGVPPPRPYDKYDEFMWKPPPGGAPGTTPVPTSTAGGTALPSMKGPPPPLPNYHVPPPAMPPTASGPSHGRKNDRGGEDNRGQRDRDRNHRNDRNHRGGRGYNNRDRR, translated from the coding sequence ATGGCCGATCTGGACGCAGTGAATCTCGGTCTGGACGAAACGGAACGCGATATCGCGGAAGCACTGGAAAATAGCTACGATACGAGGAGTGAAGCATCTCATGCTAGCTCTGATAGTACCACGACGAATCCCAGTATCAGTGAGGTAAGCTCCGATTCCTCggacgatgatgatgacgaaGAAGATGACGATGAGAATACCGAGCGGAGAAATTCTGCTGGCAAAAAGCAGCAGCAAAAGAAGAAAACTAAGAAGAAGGAAGAGAAAGACTCCAAGAAAGATGGGGAAAAAGATGGCGGAAGTAGCGGTGGAAATGCTACAACGAATAACAGTACTAAGAAGGAGCGGAAATCTCGAAGTCGGAGTCCACAGGCGTCATCGACAGCGGACACTTCCACCGAAACCAAGAGAAATCGAACGAAGAATAGCTCCGTTAAAAACTCCGCCAAATCGTATGACTATGTCACCAAAATTAATTATCTTTTCCGGGAGACTCGTTTCTTTCTGATCAAATCAAATAACACGGAAAATGTGACAATTTCTAAGACAAAGGGCGTATGGTCCACCTTACCCCCAAATGAAGCCAACCTGAATCAGGCATTCCGGGAAAGCCGAAATGTCATTCTGGTGTTTTCCGTGAAGGAAAGCGGAAAGTTTGCCGGATTTGCTCGTATGGCTGCCGAGGCTCGTCGAGATCTCCCAGCAGTGGAGTGGGTTCTTCCACCCGGTATGTCAGCAAAAGCACTCGGAGGAGTCATCAAAATAGACTGGGTATGCAAAAAAGAGCTGCCCTTCACAAGCACTACGCATTTGTATAATCCATGGAACGAAAACAAACCAGTTAAAATCGGACGTGATGGACAGGAAATAGAACCTAAAGTGGCGGAAGAACTATGTAGACTATTTCCGGAGGATACTGCAGTAGAAATGACGCCAATCCTAAAGAAATCAAAAGAAGCTTCAAAGTTGATGAAAGAGAAGGCTGCTTCAAAGTCTTTCCGACGTCCACCGAACTTCTCTCGCCCAACCAGTTCAATGATGCGAGGAGGCCGTGGTGGTGGCGGAGGCGGTGGTCCAATTCGAGGAGGTCGTAGAAAGATGTTCCCTGGAAAAGGCCGTCCCGGAATGTTTCCTCCGTATCGGAAGGATATGCGTCAAAGACATGGTGGTCCCCGCATGCCTCCGGGTGCGGCGGCAGCTGTAGCGGCTGCAAGTGCTGCTGGGTTCCATGGTTGGGAACGGTACAGTAGCACTGCTGCTGCCGAAGCTTACGTAGCTGATTATATGCGCAACATGCAACACCAGTTGCCTCCGATGCCGTACGCTCCACCACCCGGATTCCCTGGAATTCCAATGCCGTATGATGGTTTACCTCCGCCACCACGCTATTATGAAGGATTACCTATTCCAGATTATCCTCTGCCACCGGGTGCTATTCCCGGAAGTGTAACCGGAGCGGCTGGAGTACCACCTCCACGTCCATACGATAAATATGATGAATTCATGTGGAAACCACCACCAGGAGGAGCACCTGGAACCACACCGGTGCCCACATCTACGGCTGGAGGCACTGCCCTGCCCTCGATGAAAGGTCCGCCACCGCCGCTTCCGAATTACCACGTTCCACCGCCGGCAATGCCACCAACAGCCAGCGGCCCATCGCATGGCCGTAAGAATGATCGAGGTGGTGAGGATAATCGTGGCCAGCGAGATCGCGACCGTAACCATCGGAACGATCGAAACCACCGTGGTGGCAGAGGCTACAACAATCGAGATCGACGATGA